One part of the Chryseobacterium mulctrae genome encodes these proteins:
- the nadC gene encoding carboxylating nicotinate-nucleotide diphosphorylase codes for MKRPSYATDKVLKQFIKNALEEDIQDGDHSTLSTIPKDLQQSAKLLVKENCILAGVELAEIIFKTFDKNLVVENYIKDGDVAKAGDIAFIVTGSARSILSTERLVLNCMQRMSGIATLTHDWDSRLIGTKTKLLDTRKTTPNFRVCEKWAVAIGGGTNHRYGLYDMIMLKDNHIDYNGSITNAVKMAKDYVKKSKKKLKIEVETRNLEEVQEAINAKVDRIMLDNMDVATMKKAVKLIDGTCESEASGGITRDQLKDIATTGVTFISVGALTHSANNIDLSLKAVM; via the coding sequence ATGAAAAGACCAAGCTACGCTACAGATAAAGTTTTAAAGCAGTTTATAAAAAATGCTTTAGAAGAAGACATTCAGGATGGAGATCACTCTACTTTGTCTACAATTCCTAAAGACCTTCAGCAAAGTGCAAAACTTTTGGTAAAAGAAAACTGTATTTTGGCAGGTGTTGAGCTGGCCGAAATTATTTTTAAAACTTTTGATAAAAATTTAGTAGTTGAAAATTATATTAAAGACGGTGACGTTGCAAAAGCAGGCGATATCGCATTTATTGTAACAGGAAGTGCAAGATCTATTCTTTCAACGGAAAGATTAGTTCTCAATTGTATGCAGAGAATGAGTGGGATCGCTACATTAACTCATGATTGGGATTCTAGATTAATCGGTACAAAAACAAAACTTTTAGATACGCGAAAAACCACACCTAATTTCAGGGTTTGTGAAAAATGGGCAGTTGCTATCGGTGGCGGAACCAATCACAGATACGGTTTGTATGATATGATTATGTTGAAAGACAATCACATTGATTATAACGGAAGTATTACCAACGCCGTAAAAATGGCAAAAGACTATGTGAAAAAGTCGAAGAAAAAGCTGAAGATTGAAGTCGAAACCAGAAATCTTGAAGAAGTACAGGAAGCAATTAATGCAAAGGTCGATAGAATTATGCTCGATAATATGGATGTTGCCACAATGAAAAAAGCAGTTAAGCTAATCGATGGCACGTGTGAAAGCGAAGCTTCCGGTGGAATTACAAGAGATCAGCTGAAAGATATTGCTACCACAGGAGTTACTTTTATCTCTGTCGGAGCACTTACTCATTCTGCTAATAATATCGATTTAAGTTTAAAAGCTGTTATGTAA